One genomic window of Syngnathoides biaculeatus isolate LvHL_M chromosome 13, ASM1980259v1, whole genome shotgun sequence includes the following:
- the LOC133511152 gene encoding mitochondrial ubiquitin ligase activator of nfkb 1-A, whose amino-acid sequence MSDFPVNPLVLIGVGSSFACSGLFYHLYQEKKRELMKLKEIPVFRPDHHLATMLKSSPYKRLQYVAVEGLVQADEKPLTSQFVPRCYGVLQKIQVVEHGEYWNSISKTWSSRPTNRKETNNSVPFSLISPGSYIADFHVQVQDPSEGSGYFLERIYHRVRRAEEGLVNVVLQGISGERAVAMEESEEMLRVGSSLTVFGEVVLVGGHGRLQPPRDGREYLLVPTDYKSFMEQHEQSASMWKMLTAVTGIIGAAVLAGVIYNPMGKRDDRSK is encoded by the exons ATGAGCGACTTCCCTGTGAACCCTCTCGTTTTAATTGGAGTAGGATCCAGTTTTGCCTGTTCAGGGCTGTTTTATCATCTATATCAAGAAAAGAAGAGGGAATTGATGAAGCTGAAG gaaATCCCAGTATTCCGACCAGATCATCATTTGGCGACCATGTTGAAATCCTCTCCCTACAAGAGGCTACAGTATGTCGCAGTTGAAG GCCTGGTCCAGGCAGATGAGAAGCCGCTTACCAGCCAATTTGTCCCCAGATGCTATGGTGTGCTTCAGAAGATACAAGTCGTGGAACACGGTGAATACTGGAACTCCATCTCTAAAACATG GAGCTCTCGGCCGACTAACAGGAAAGAAACCAACAACTCTGTGCCCTTCTCTCTGATCTCTCCTGGCTCCTACATCGCTGATTTCCATGTACAGGTGCAAGACCCCTCGGAAGGTTCGGGGTATTTCCTGGAGAGGATCTACCACCGAGTAAGACGAGCCGAGGAGGGCTTGGTGAACGTGGTCTTGCAGGGCATCAGTGGAGAGCGAGCGGTGGCGATGGAAGAGAGCGAAGAGATGCTGCGAGTCGGGAGCAGCCTGACTGTATTCGGGGAGGTGGTCCTAGTGGGGGGGCACGGGAGGCTGCAGCCCCCGAGAGATGGCCGAGAGTACCTCCTGGTTCCCACAGACTACAAGAGCTTCATGGAGCAGCACGAGCAATCAGCCAGCATGTGGAAGATGCTCACGGCCGTTACAGGCATCATTGGAGCTGCTGTACTAGCTGGTGTGATTTACAACCCGATGGGAAAGCGAGACGATCGATCCAAATAG